In the Chryseobacterium sp. MYb264 genome, one interval contains:
- a CDS encoding very short patch repair endonuclease, with protein sequence MTDKHTPEQRRFNMQQIKGKNTKPEMLLRKILFSKGYRYRINSKNLPGKPDIVLKKYNTVIFVNGCFWHGHKNCKYFVIPKTRTAFWTAKINSNIKRDQNNVESLLNLGWNVITVWECELKKDKIEETIDKLITELKNNIDIS encoded by the coding sequence ACAAATAAAAGGTAAGAATACCAAACCTGAAATGTTGCTGAGAAAAATTCTTTTCTCCAAAGGTTATAGATATAGAATAAACAGTAAAAATTTACCGGGAAAACCTGACATTGTCCTTAAAAAATACAATACAGTAATTTTCGTAAATGGATGTTTTTGGCACGGACATAAAAACTGTAAATATTTTGTTATACCTAAAACTAGGACAGCGTTTTGGACTGCAAAAATTAATTCAAATATTAAAAGGGATCAAAATAATGTTGAGTCACTATTAAATCTTGGATGGAATGTCATTACGGTTTGGGAATGTGAATTAAAAAAAGATAAGATTGAGGAAACAATAGATAAACTGATTACGGAGCTAAAGAATAATATAGACATTTCTTGA
- a CDS encoding DUF4280 domain-containing protein, which produces MPQYITDTTQLKCDKGASAAPLTVTSQSFMKIEDKLQATEEDKQPNSNIKPFGMCRVLRSFCSPSPVKWDNTSDFEIEGKKELLDSSTCQCSVGGKISVVKSAQNFV; this is translated from the coding sequence ATGCCACAATACATCACGGATACAACTCAGCTAAAGTGTGATAAAGGAGCTTCAGCAGCCCCACTCACAGTAACCAGTCAGTCTTTTATGAAGATTGAAGATAAGCTACAGGCAACGGAGGAAGACAAGCAACCTAACAGTAATATTAAACCTTTTGGAATGTGTAGGGTTTTAAGGTCTTTCTGTTCTCCATCACCTGTTAAGTGGGATAATACTTCTGATTTTGAAATTGAAGGCAAAAAAGAGCTGTTAGACAGCTCTACATGCCAGTGTTCTGTTGGTGGCAAAATATCAGTGGTAAAGTCAGCACAGAATTTTGTCTGA
- a CDS encoding T6SS effector amidase Tae4 family protein: MLKQNRAWENTCAFRMSKGLNYSGYKLPYNNTKYRAKGSKGGVHIGDDKLNYWYRVRELAPYLSEHLGKPEIDIKLDKIEMPANFKNKKNLSQSEWTQLWSSKKKISQADWLKVYAIKGIITFDVSGWTDASGHFTLWDGSHLIYPGGAEHDDPKSSKYYFHMLYPTKNRNDELDFVQTNRIRIWELK; encoded by the coding sequence ATGTTGAAACAAAATAGAGCATGGGAAAATACCTGTGCATTCAGAATGAGTAAAGGACTAAATTATAGTGGATATAAGTTACCCTATAATAATACAAAGTATAGGGCAAAAGGTTCAAAAGGAGGTGTTCACATAGGAGATGACAAGTTGAATTACTGGTATAGAGTACGTGAATTAGCTCCGTATTTATCTGAACATCTTGGGAAACCAGAGATTGATATAAAATTAGATAAAATTGAAATGCCAGCCAATTTTAAAAATAAAAAAAATCTTTCACAATCAGAATGGACACAATTGTGGAGTAGTAAAAAGAAGATTTCACAAGCTGACTGGTTAAAGGTATATGCTATTAAAGGTATAATAACATTTGATGTCTCAGGATGGACCGATGCTTCTGGGCATTTTACACTTTGGGATGGTAGCCATTTAATATATCCAGGTGGGGCAGAACATGATGACCCTAAAAGTTCAAAGTATTATTTTCATATGCTTTATCCAACAAAAAATAGAAATGATGAGTTAGATTTTGTACAAACAAATAGAATAAGAATATGGGAGTTAAAGTGA